CGGTTTCCCTCCAATCTCTATCATGGGTTTTGGTTTTAAGGCTGTCTCCTCAGAAAATCGAGTCCCGAATCCACCTGCTAAAATAATAGCTTTCATAATTTTGTCCCTTTTCTTTTTTTCTCGTCAATAATACGACCCAAGCTTAGGACAACTCATAAGTGCTTAAAAAACGGACAACAAAAGAACTCAGAAGCCCCGCATTCCGTATATCCCGACCTCAATCATTCGCTGCCATCGAACATGAGGCAATCAAGCAAATTTCAACACACTCCCATGCACTTCGGCATGAGTTTCCTGCATCAACCATACTTGCCCTCAGGCGGTTTTCTTAGACACCTGAACCCTCTCACAGACATATTTTGAAAAAGGAATAGAGCATGTAAATCCAGGAGAGACCGCATTTAAAAAATGCATGGATTTGTTATCTTCTTCAAGGACAAAATCCATTTAAAGGTTCTTCTCCTTCATATTAGCCAATTGTGCTCTTATACTGGTCTTCCCCAGGAGGTCCTACCCTGCCTGCACTCCATTGGGCAAAGCAGAACCCAAGGTGACCAGATGGCTGCGGGAGTATTTTCTCAACTCTTGAAAAGCCGGTTTTTAAAGTCAAAATTAGGAGTTCAATAAGATGCGTTTGCCTTAATGTGAGATCGATACACTCTTGAAAACTAAAGTTCTCAAATCGGGGACATGATTCCCGCCAAAAAGCTGAAACGGTCGTTCGTCCGATTTTAGCTTTTCACTCCAAGGTGCCAGTGATTGGACTTCGAGGAACGGATTCCGCAAATCTTGGACTGGATAATTGTTTGTTGATGTTGTTGGAGAGAACAGGGCTTGCTGACAGGTTTTCACGCGAGGCTCAATAGCTTTGGCTTCCTCCTCGGTAATGGCTTGTAAATTAATGTCGTTTACTTTTCCACGCCTGAGAAGCTCGTCAAGAGCTGTGTGTTCTTTACAATCTTTGGTAAGAACGAGCTTTCCACACTTATTCATCGGCATCTGCTTTGATTCACAATATTCCATTAGCCGTTTATTTCCAAGACGTGTAAATTTGCCCGTCAGACTTTCAGGCGAATAATAAAACCCAGCATGCAACACCCCGCTATTCCGACCGCTGGCCTGAGCGCCACAGTGATTTTCCTTTTCAATAACAGTCACGGTCGCATCGGAAAACTGCCGTTTCAGTTGTCGGGCTATATTAATGGCAATGATTCCGCCGCCAATGACCAGAAAGTCTGAGATTGCCATTTTTTCCCTACAGCAAATTCGAGAAAAGTTATTTAGCCCTAAAACTCTGACAAAATTGACCCAATGAAGCATGCCTATGACGTTTTAACCATTTGAAATAATAATCAATCAGGGGAAGAATAATATCTGGACAACTTGGGCCGAGGCCATCATAGGGGGAATGAATTAAAAAATAAGTCATCCTTAATCTTCTTCAGGGGATAAAAAGAAAAGGTTAATCGCATTTTCGTCAAACCATCCATTTCAATTTTTCTAAATTCCTGCTTGGCATTTTCAGTTCTCCTAAAAAATGTCCGAATACCCGGAATGCAATTCTAAATTATGGCAATTTTCATCAAATTTAAAAGTAAAATAAGACGACTTCACTTTTTGTCATGGGGGTATGAAAATTCAAGGCCAGTTCCAAAAATAGACAAGCTGCCGCCATCCCCAGCTAACTGAGTTAATCGGCTTATCGTCAAATTTCCCCGCTCCCAAAAATTCCGAAACTATTCAGACCGCAATGAGAACAAATGGGAATATATTAGAAAACACGCTACAAGCGTTTCTCATTCAATTTATTTTATTAATCCTAATGATCTATGCCCTGAAATAGGTGTTTGTTCTTTAAAGTTTTTAAATAGCCTTGCAGCTACTTAGCGTAATTTATTTGTACGCGTTTTCAACCCTGAAGCAAAAATTAAGGACAAATCGAGGAGTATAATTTTGTTTTTGGAGGAACCTATTGGCTAGATTTGTTGATTGGTCTTATTTTAAACAATTTTTTTCTCGTAATGGCCAAATTAGCCAATGCAATTCTCATTACAACACCACACAATCGCGATCAAGAACCATACGAACTTGAAATGTCACGGTTTTCATAAGAAGGGCGACTCGTTCCGTCCCATTCAGTTCTTGCTCAAAAATTGCCTCAAAGCCATGAAAAGGCTCTTTATGAATACGAACTATTTGTCCAGGTTCCAAGGAAGCTGAAGGGGGTGGGAGAACAGATCTATTGTGAACTCTCTTCCTAATTGAGTCAATGATTTCTTCTTCCACGACTGCGGGGCCCATCCCAAACTTGACCACCCTCAGAACCCCGTGAGCATAAGTCACTTTCCGGTATCCGGTCTTCATATTAACTCTTACAAAGAAATACCCTGGGAATAATACTTCTCCCTCACCCTGAGCCTTATTCCGAGTGTATTTCAATTCCCGTAAACGCGGACAAAAGGTTTCAATCCCCAACAATCGTAGATTGAACTCCGCGACATCTTCCTGACGGGCTTTACTATGAACGAGGTACCACTGCGAGTCAGACATTTTATCTTTGTTCCTTCCATCAGATCATATCAGAAAATTCAACTAACTCAACGTCTTACCCAAAAACCATTTTTTCTTTGACAGACAATAAAACAGCATGGAATGTATTTGTCATCCATCATAAGTCCTTGGACTCCATTGGCAGTATTTTTTTTACAATTACAATCGCCCAGACATCTGAATTGTTTCGGTTTTTCGCTGGTTGAGGCATGCATAATCGGAGAACGGGAGACCTCCAATTTCTGCAGCCCGTCAGTATGTCCCCGAGGGACAGGACTGCGGATTTTGACCTGTGGCAAAATCATACCGATATTTGTCCAGTAGAAACGATGAATAAAACATGTGGGCTTTCCTTGTGGTTTTCCTTTCCGGATTTTCCGGCAATCAGTCGGCTACCAGCAGCTCTCAGCAATCCCCACGTCAGACTAATGGTTTGGAGCGGACAAAAAGATGTACTAATGCTTGCCTTTGAACGCGGAACTGAATCTTCTAACACACATAACGATATGCCAGGGGGAAGGAGTGCCGCCGGCCATCCTTTCTACCTGGCATTTGTGCAGTGCCAGGTGGCTGACTCGCCCTGCAGGATTGAATATGAAAGGGATAGCACTTTACATTTCTGCTCTTGGTATTAATACACAATAGATAGGGAACATGGTCGGTGGAGGTTGTTATTGTGTTAAGAAATCAGAGGGACCTCCTTGCCGTCATTGACCATTGAGGTGTAACACAACGAGAACCAAAGGTAACCGAGGATCCTTCGAGCCTCCCCATAATATCTGTTTGTCAGGACCATGATTTGTTAATCACAATTCGTAGATTTTGGTTTCACGAATCAATTATTGACAAACTCGGAACAGTTGTGGAAATAGACAGCCAAGAAAATGGCCTTCAGCATCAAAATTCAAACCGGAATCAGAAACCCTCCCCTGGTGGGCTCGACCATAAATATGGCTTATTCCTGGGTCACGGACTCAATGACTCTGAGATGGGTATATAGGTTTCAGCCCACACCAATTGCCCTACAAGTAGATATAAAGTGGCGATTTAGCCAGGACTTCTCCTCCGGATACCAACAACTGCTTTGGCCAATGGCCTAACTACAAAGAAAAGTGGAACGGTTAATCCACCATTCCTTCCAAACAGATGCTGACCAAATAGGGCAAAAGAGGCATTGCGCATGAATTACTTATTTCAGAAAAGTATTACTTCCTAAGCTTGGATTCCTTTACAATTTATAATAAGCTAATCACAACAAGATGATTGCCTTAGTTCAAGAGGTTATCATTCTTGGAGAGAGACTCATCAAATCCATGTAAAGTTAATCGCCGACCCTACCGAATTACCAAACGGCTCCAACTCTGAAGAAGCACAAGATGGAGCGATCCACTTAGTAGGAGGTCCACAGATGAACAAGATGAACCCAGTTACCAATAAAGGACCGAAACGTTTCAAATCCCTTGCTGGAAAGATAGGCCAGACAATCAGATCTCCACACAGATTTTTCCTTGTGGGAATGACCTGCATGGCACTGGCCATTGGTTGTTTCGGTTTCATCAAGCTGGCCACCGCCCATTCAGGGCTTGAGCCGGAGATTCAAGAAATCACTGAGAAATTGATCAAGGATCCAAATAGTGTAGATCTGCTGGTTCGTCGTGGCCAAGTCTATCGGTCCAATGGGAAATACGTCGAATCCTTGCTTGATTTAGAACGGGCCTGGCTGCTGAACCGCGAGAACCGCACTGTTGTCTTACAACGCGCGCTGACTCTTTCTGCCTTGGGCCGTGACAGGGAAGCCGAAAGCGCCTTAGATTATTTTCTCCAGGAAGAGTCAGACCCGAAACGAGTCTTTGCCCTGGCCGAACGCGCGAGCATTCATGCACGAAACGGTCAAACTGAACTGGCCATTATTGACTTTACCTCAGCCATTCAGTTGCAACCTACAATTGAGCTATACCTTGTTCGGGGGGAGCTCCAGGAATCTTTGGGAAAGCTTGAGGATGCGGCGGCAGGATATCAGGATGGCATTGCCAAACTGGGAGATGCCATCTTATTAAAGAAAGGCCTCATTCGTGTCCGGATGATTCAAAAACAATACAGTGAAGCGCTAGCCTTGGTAGACGAAGAGATAGCTGGCTCCTCAGTAAAAACATCCTGGCACCTCAAACGGGCAGAAATCCTAGATCATATGGGTCGACCAGACGAGGCCAAACTCGCCAATGAACAGGCATTAGCTGAAGCCAATCGGGTACTGGGAAAACGCCAGACAGCCATGCAATTACTTGCCCGCGCTCAAGTTTATCAAGCTATGGGTCGAATTGAAGAGGCGAAAAATGACCTCCGTGTGGCTATTCAAAAGACTCCGCATTTTGACGAGGCCAATGAACTTTTAAAAACATTAGAGAGCCGATAGCTACTCGCCAATAGCCCCCACACCGAAAATCAAGCACTTGGAATACTTAAAAAAATCAAAATGGTTTATAGTGTCACTAAGCTGTGCGCTATTTGTGCTGGTGGCCACTGTGGTGCCAGCCGCCGCAGCTGTTGTGCGGCAACCTTACCTGCAGCTTGTCACCCCCACCTCCATTACGATTATCTGGCGTACCGACCTGAATTCAGCGGACAATAGCCAGGTAAAATACGGCACGGCGTCCGGCTCCCTGACCCAAACGGCAACCGGTACGGCGGTCACCCGGACCGGGCTCAACGTCAAGGATCACATTGTTACCATTACAGGCCTGACGGCTGCCACGAAATATTTCTATAACGTCGGCACCGCGACCGACGGGATACAAGGGGGTGGCACGACCAATCACTTTTTTCTCACGGCGCCCCCCGTCGGGTCGGCTACACCTTTTCGAGCATGGGTGCTGGGCGACTCCGGCAATGCCAGTGTCAACCAACGAAATGTGCGGGATGCGATGCTGACCGAAACCACATTGAATCCCCCTACTCCCAACCTTATCCTGCACATGGGAGACATCGCGTATGAAAGCGGCACCGACGCGGAATTCACCAGCAAACATTTTGCGATCTATCAAGATATTCTCCGCCAGACGCCCCTCTGGCCGACGCTGGGCAACCACGAGGCTCTGTCGGTCACAACTTCCCTGGGCATTGGCCCTTACTACGAAGCCCATGTCCTGCCGACCAGCGGCCAAGCAGGAGGGGTAGCTTCCGGCACTGAGGCCTACTATGCCTTTGATTACGCCAATGTGCATTTTATTGTGCTGGATTCGATGGACAGTAGCCGGGCGCCGGGTTCACCGATGGTGACCTGGTTACAAAATGATCTGGCTTCGACCGGGCAGGAGTGGGTGATCGCTTTCTGGCATCATCCGCCCTATTCGAAAGGCCACGACTCCGACAATGCTGCCGACTCCGGGGGACGGCTGGTCGACATGCGGGAGAAGATTCTCCCCATTCTAGAAGCCGGGGGCGTTGATTTGGTCCTTGCGGGACACTCCCATGCTTATGAGCGATCCTACCTCCTGGATGGGGCCTACGGCTATGGCACAGCTCCTAACTTTGCCACCCCATCATTCAATACGCTGCAAGCCGATGGCCATATTCTTGATGCGGGAAATGGGAATCCCTCTGGCACGGGAGCGTATCAAAAAAGTGCCGGGGGTGTTTCACACGAGGGAACGGTCTATGTGGTCGCAGGGCATGGGGGTAAAAGCATTGAAACCAATACTGGATCCCATCCGGTCATGACAGTGGTTGACCTGGCCTATGGGTCGGTGCTCTTGGACATTACGGGCAGCAGCCTCACGTTTCGGAATTTACGGGCAGGAGGTGCCATCACCGACACCGTGGCTATTCAGAAAAATCAGCCGCCACCCTCCCCTTTAACCATTTCGAACCTGACCGTGGCCAGCGGGCAATCATATGTTGTGCCCGCTTCCGGCCTTCAAGCTGGGAGCACCGTCTATATTGACCGCGGCTATACCTTTACCACGGTCCCTGCCAGCGTACAGGGTGCCACGTACATCCGAACCGCTAATAATGATAAAACGGCTACTACTGCGACTTTTCTCAGCTTTACGGTCAATCAACCCGTCTCCGTATCAGTCGCCCATGACGTGCGGCTCACCCCTAAGCCGTCGTGGTTGAGCACCTTTACAGATACCGGTATAAATCTGGTGACCTCGGATACCACTCTTCGCCTCTTTGCACGGTCATTCCCGGCCGGGACTATTACCCTCGGGGGCAATGCCAGTGGTGGGAGCGGCAGCATGTATTCGGTTATCGTCCAACCACAGGGGGGAGGAGGACCGGTTAACCAAGCCCCGAATGGGGTCATCAACACCCCAACTGGGGCGCAGACCATCCAGGTGGGCCAGACCGTCACCTTTACTGGCACGGGCACTGATCCTGAACCGAACCTACCCCTTACTCATCGGTGGACCTTTGGAGCCGGCTCCGGGATTGCTGATCGCACGGTAGAAGACCCCGGCGCCATAACCTTTACAACCGCCGGGGTGTTTACGGTGACCTATACGGTGACGGATGGCCTGGGATTGGCCGATCCCACCCCCGCGACTGTTCAAGTAACAGTCCAGACACAAGGAACAGGTTTTACCGCCTATAATGACCTCGCCTGGGGCACCGGACAGCTCGAAACGAATATCACAAAGTTCACCTCTCCCGTCGGAAACTCAGGCTTACCCAGCAGCGGCATACTTAAAGATTTCACCACCGGCCTCAATACCGGTGTGACCCTGACTGTGACGGGCGGCGAATTTATCGGAAGTGGCCAAGCCACTCAGGGTGCAAACCCTACCGAGGGAGACGCCTTCACCATA
Above is a window of Candidatus Nitrospira neomarina DNA encoding:
- a CDS encoding transcription termination/antitermination NusG family protein yields the protein MSDSQWYLVHSKARQEDVAEFNLRLLGIETFCPRLRELKYTRNKAQGEGEVLFPGYFFVRVNMKTGYRKVTYAHGVLRVVKFGMGPAVVEEEIIDSIRKRVHNRSVLPPPSASLEPGQIVRIHKEPFHGFEAIFEQELNGTERVALLMKTVTFQVRMVLDRDCVVL
- a CDS encoding tetratricopeptide repeat protein, which gives rise to MALAIGCFGFIKLATAHSGLEPEIQEITEKLIKDPNSVDLLVRRGQVYRSNGKYVESLLDLERAWLLNRENRTVVLQRALTLSALGRDREAESALDYFLQEESDPKRVFALAERASIHARNGQTELAIIDFTSAIQLQPTIELYLVRGELQESLGKLEDAAAGYQDGIAKLGDAILLKKGLIRVRMIQKQYSEALALVDEEIAGSSVKTSWHLKRAEILDHMGRPDEAKLANEQALAEANRVLGKRQTAMQLLARAQVYQAMGRIEEAKNDLRVAIQKTPHFDEANELLKTLESR
- a CDS encoding FAD-dependent oxidoreductase; translation: MLHWVNFVRVLGLNNFSRICCREKMAISDFLVIGGGIIAINIARQLKRQFSDATVTVIEKENHCGAQASGRNSGVLHAGFYYSPESLTGKFTRLGNKRLMEYCESKQMPMNKCGKLVLTKDCKEHTALDELLRRGKVNDINLQAITEEEAKAIEPRVKTCQQALFSPTTSTNNYPVQDLRNPFLEVQSLAPWSEKLKSDERPFQLFGGNHVPDLRTLVFKSVSISH
- a CDS encoding PKD domain-containing protein — encoded protein: MSLSCALFVLVATVVPAAAAVVRQPYLQLVTPTSITIIWRTDLNSADNSQVKYGTASGSLTQTATGTAVTRTGLNVKDHIVTITGLTAATKYFYNVGTATDGIQGGGTTNHFFLTAPPVGSATPFRAWVLGDSGNASVNQRNVRDAMLTETTLNPPTPNLILHMGDIAYESGTDAEFTSKHFAIYQDILRQTPLWPTLGNHEALSVTTSLGIGPYYEAHVLPTSGQAGGVASGTEAYYAFDYANVHFIVLDSMDSSRAPGSPMVTWLQNDLASTGQEWVIAFWHHPPYSKGHDSDNAADSGGRLVDMREKILPILEAGGVDLVLAGHSHAYERSYLLDGAYGYGTAPNFATPSFNTLQADGHILDAGNGNPSGTGAYQKSAGGVSHEGTVYVVAGHGGKSIETNTGSHPVMTVVDLAYGSVLLDITGSSLTFRNLRAGGAITDTVAIQKNQPPPSPLTISNLTVASGQSYVVPASGLQAGSTVYIDRGYTFTTVPASVQGATYIRTANNDKTATTATFLSFTVNQPVSVSVAHDVRLTPKPSWLSTFTDTGINLVTSDTTLRLFARSFPAGTITLGGNASGGSGSMYSVIVQPQGGGGPVNQAPNGVINTPTGAQTIQVGQTVTFTGTGTDPEPNLPLTHRWTFGAGSGIADRTVEDPGAITFTTAGVFTVTYTVTDGLGLADPTPATVQVTVQTQGTGFTAYNDLAWGTGQLETNITKFTSPVGNSGLPSSGILKDFTTGLNTGVTLTVTGGEFIGSGQATQGANPTEGDAFTIFNGKVSTLGVISYVDQVANSLLLAFNGLNPSKTYDLSFFAHRDSYGWDRASLVTLSGQDAFTNTSSVASDNPSEVGGVIFSGPSDTSTRLPADNDKGYVARFSNIAPGSDGKVVLTISFDGNVASQYTGKYGSAIRLMESGDGGGPVNQAPNGVINTPTGAQTIQVGQTVTFTGTGTDPEPNLPLTHRWTFGAGSGIADRTVEDPGAITFTTAGVFTVTYTVTDGLGLADPTPATVQVTVSDTPPPSGLTISNLSVASGQSYVVPASGLQAGSTVYIDRGYTFTTVPASVQGATYIRTANNDKTATTATFLSFTVNQPVSVSVAHDVRLTPKPSWLSTFTDTGINLVTSDTTLRLFARSFPAGTITLGGNASGGSGSMYSVIVQPQGGGGPVNQAPNGVINTPTGAQTIQVGQTVTFTGTGTDPEPNLPLTHRWTFGAGSGIADRTVEDPGAITFTTAGVFTVTYTVTDGLGLADPTPATVQVTVSDTPPPSGLTISNLSVASGQSYVVPASGLQAGSTVYIDRGYTFTTVPASVQGATYIRTANNDKSATTATFLSFTVNQPVSVSVAHDVRLTPKPSWLSTFTDTGTNLVTSDTTLRLFARSFPAGTITLGGNASGGSGSMYSVIVQPQSPTP